In Streptomyces sp. DG2A-72, one genomic interval encodes:
- the pepN gene encoding aminopeptidase N, giving the protein MPGENLSRDEARERAALLSVDGYDVSLDVRSAIGGGDGEDGAPRTFRSVTTIRFRCAEPGATSFADLIAPSVTAVSLNGKDLDPSEVFDGTRITLEDLAADNELVVDAQCAYSRTGEGLHRFVDPEDGEVYLYTQYEPADSRRVFANFEQPDLKAPFRFEVRAPQEWTVWSNGVGELADGVWRFAETKPISTYITCVVAGPYHYVTDSYSRTFTDGTTLDIPLGALCRKGLAPYFDADDVFLVTKQGLDFFHDHFDYPYPFGKYDQAFVPEYNLGAMENPGLVTFREEFIFRGKVTRASYEGRANVVLHEMAHMWFGDLVTMEWWDDLWLKESFADFMGAFSLVGATRFQDGWITFANRRKAWAYRADQLPSTHPITADIRDLQDAKLNFDGITYAKGASVLKQLVAYVGQDAFLEGARRYFKRNAYGNTRLGDLLSVLEETSGRDMAAWARSWLQTAGVNSLTPQVLLRPDGRIDELAVVQEAPESHPELRPHRVAVGLYRRSEGGALERYARAEVDVDGPRTVVAELAGAQAPELVLVNDDDLTYCKIRFDDTSLATLKDGLGGMTDPLARALCWSALWNLTRDALLPARDFIGLVLRFAGRESDIGVLQMLHAWANSALVHYVAPGWRPVGKRLLAEGALRELRGAAPGSEHQLAWARFFATVAAGEGDLKLLKGLLEGTETIEGLAVDQELRWVFLEPLAAHGVAGESALAAELARDDTASGKRHQVRCLAARPSAAVKAQAWAQVVESDALSNALVEATIAGFGQPSQRELIAPYAEKYFAAIERVWSERSIQIGMDVVRGLFPGLQDSEETLAATDVWLSAHGTAAPALRRLVLEARDDLARGLRGQACDAAADGR; this is encoded by the coding sequence GTGCCCGGTGAGAATCTGTCCCGCGACGAGGCCCGGGAGCGGGCCGCCCTGCTCTCCGTCGACGGGTACGACGTGTCCCTCGACGTGCGCTCCGCCATCGGTGGCGGGGACGGCGAGGACGGGGCGCCGCGCACCTTCCGTTCGGTCACCACGATCCGCTTCCGCTGCGCCGAGCCCGGCGCCACCAGCTTCGCGGACCTGATCGCGCCGAGCGTGACGGCCGTCTCCCTCAACGGCAAGGACCTCGACCCGAGCGAGGTCTTCGACGGGACTCGGATCACCCTGGAGGACCTCGCCGCCGACAACGAACTCGTCGTCGACGCCCAGTGCGCCTACTCCCGCACCGGCGAGGGCCTGCACCGCTTCGTCGACCCCGAGGACGGCGAGGTCTACCTCTACACGCAGTACGAGCCCGCCGACTCCCGCCGCGTTTTCGCCAATTTCGAGCAGCCGGACCTCAAGGCCCCGTTCCGCTTCGAGGTGCGGGCGCCTCAGGAGTGGACGGTGTGGAGCAACGGCGTCGGTGAACTCGCGGACGGGGTATGGCGTTTCGCGGAGACGAAGCCGATCTCGACGTACATCACGTGTGTGGTGGCGGGCCCGTACCACTACGTCACGGACTCGTACTCCCGTACGTTCACCGACGGCACGACGCTGGACATCCCCCTCGGCGCCCTGTGCCGCAAGGGACTCGCCCCCTACTTCGACGCCGACGACGTGTTCCTGGTGACCAAGCAGGGCCTGGACTTCTTCCACGACCACTTCGACTACCCGTACCCCTTCGGGAAGTACGACCAGGCGTTCGTGCCCGAGTACAACCTCGGCGCGATGGAGAACCCGGGACTGGTCACCTTCCGGGAGGAGTTCATCTTCCGGGGCAAGGTGACGCGGGCGTCGTACGAGGGCCGCGCGAACGTCGTGCTGCACGAGATGGCGCACATGTGGTTCGGCGACCTGGTCACCATGGAGTGGTGGGACGACCTGTGGCTGAAGGAGTCGTTCGCCGACTTCATGGGCGCGTTCTCGCTGGTCGGCGCGACCCGCTTCCAGGACGGCTGGATCACCTTCGCCAACCGCCGCAAGGCGTGGGCGTACCGCGCGGACCAGCTCCCCTCCACGCACCCCATCACGGCGGACATCCGTGACCTCCAGGACGCGAAGCTGAACTTCGACGGCATCACGTACGCCAAGGGGGCTTCGGTCCTGAAGCAACTCGTCGCCTACGTCGGTCAGGACGCGTTCCTGGAGGGCGCGCGGCGCTACTTCAAGCGGAACGCGTACGGCAATACGCGCCTCGGTGATCTGCTGTCGGTGCTGGAGGAGACCAGCGGGCGGGACATGGCCGCGTGGGCGCGGTCCTGGCTCCAGACGGCCGGGGTCAACTCGCTGACCCCGCAGGTGCTGCTGCGCCCGGACGGCCGGATCGACGAGCTGGCGGTGGTGCAGGAGGCCCCCGAATCGCACCCTGAGCTGCGGCCGCACCGGGTGGCCGTGGGGCTGTACCGGCGTTCCGAAGGCGGGGCGCTGGAGCGGTACGCGCGCGCCGAGGTGGACGTCGACGGGCCGCGTACGGTCGTGGCGGAGCTGGCGGGTGCTCAGGCGCCGGAGCTGGTCCTGGTCAACGACGACGACCTGACGTACTGCAAGATCCGCTTCGACGACACCTCGCTGGCCACGCTGAAGGACGGTCTCGGCGGGATGACCGACCCGCTGGCGCGGGCCCTGTGCTGGTCGGCGCTGTGGAATCTCACCCGGGACGCGCTGCTGCCGGCGCGGGACTTCATCGGGCTCGTGCTGCGGTTCGCGGGGCGCGAGTCGGACATCGGGGTGCTCCAGATGCTGCACGCCTGGGCGAACTCGGCGCTGGTGCACTATGTGGCGCCCGGGTGGCGGCCGGTCGGCAAACGGCTGCTGGCCGAGGGCGCGTTGCGTGAGCTGCGGGGTGCCGCGCCGGGCAGCGAGCACCAGCTGGCGTGGGCGCGGTTCTTCGCGACGGTGGCGGCGGGCGAGGGCGATCTGAAGCTGCTGAAGGGGCTGCTGGAGGGCACAGAGACGATCGAGGGCCTGGCGGTGGACCAGGAGCTGCGCTGGGTGTTCCTGGAACCCCTCGCCGCGCACGGGGTCGCCGGCGAGTCGGCGCTCGCCGCCGAACTGGCCCGCGACGACACCGCGTCCGGCAAGCGCCACCAGGTCCGCTGCCTCGCCGCGCGCCCGTCGGCCGCGGTCAAGGCGCAGGCGTGGGCGCAGGTCGTCGAGTCCGACGCGCTGTCCAACGCGCTGGTCGAGGCGACGATCGCGGGGTTCGGGCAGCCGTCGCAGCGGGAGCTGATCGCGCCGTACGCCGAGAAGTACTTCGCGGCCATCGAGCGGGTGTGGTCCGAGCGGTCGATCCAGATCGGGATGGACGTGGTGCGGGGGCTGTTCCCGGGGTTGCAGGACTCCGAGGAGACCCTGGCGGCCACGGATGTCTGGCTGTCGGCGCACGGGACGGCGGCACCGGCCCTGCGGCGGCTGGTGCTGGAGGCGCGGGACGATCTGGCGCGGGGGCTGCGGGGGCAGGCGTGCGATGCGGCGGCCGACGGCCGGTGA
- the bla gene encoding class A beta-lactamase: MTYPLRIRRGAAWAAAGLLALAVLPACGQESASGTGSSAGAARSASPAAATKPTAAEFRSLERQFDARLGVYALDTGTGRSVGYRADDRFAYASTFKALAAGAILRKYGTDGIDKVVKYSRDDLVENSPVSENFVDTGMTLRGLCAATLWYSDNTAVNLLLDELGGPDGLEKVLEGFGDDVTEMDRYETEMSEGTPGDIRDTSTPRAMAGSLRAFLLGDALKSDERRLLRQWMTTNMTGRTLIRAGVPKAWDVADKSGTAGYGGRNDIAVVWPDDGGNPIVMTVLSTRGKKDAERDDALLAKAATVAVEGLGREALSGRR, translated from the coding sequence ATGACGTATCCGCTTCGCATCCGCCGAGGCGCCGCCTGGGCGGCGGCCGGACTGCTCGCCCTCGCCGTGCTGCCGGCGTGCGGTCAGGAATCCGCGTCCGGGACCGGCTCATCCGCCGGTGCGGCGAGATCCGCGTCACCGGCGGCGGCCACGAAACCCACCGCTGCCGAATTCCGTTCCCTGGAGCGGCAGTTCGACGCACGGCTCGGTGTCTACGCCCTGGACACCGGCACAGGCCGCTCGGTCGGCTACCGCGCGGACGACCGGTTCGCGTACGCCTCCACGTTCAAGGCGCTGGCGGCAGGCGCCATCCTCCGGAAGTACGGCACGGACGGCATCGACAAGGTGGTCAAGTACTCCCGCGACGACCTGGTCGAGAACTCGCCCGTCTCCGAGAACTTCGTCGACACCGGCATGACCCTGCGGGGCCTGTGCGCCGCGACCCTCTGGTACAGCGACAACACGGCCGTCAACCTGCTCCTCGACGAACTCGGCGGCCCCGACGGCCTGGAGAAGGTGCTGGAGGGGTTCGGCGACGACGTCACCGAGATGGACCGCTACGAGACGGAGATGAGCGAGGGCACCCCGGGCGACATCCGCGACACGAGCACACCCCGCGCGATGGCGGGAAGCCTGCGCGCCTTCCTCCTCGGCGACGCCCTCAAGAGCGACGAACGCCGGCTCCTCAGGCAGTGGATGACCACGAACATGACCGGCCGCACCCTCATCAGGGCCGGCGTCCCCAAGGCCTGGGACGTCGCCGACAAGAGCGGCACCGCCGGATACGGCGGACGCAACGACATCGCCGTGGTCTGGCCGGACGACGGCGGCAATCCCATCGTCATGACGGTCCTGTCCACCCGCGGCAAGAAGGACGCCGAGCGGGACGACGCGCTCCTCGCCAAGGCCGCCACGGTGGCGGTCGAGGGCCTCGGCCGCGAAGCGCTCAGCGGGAGGCGCTGA
- a CDS encoding DsbA family protein: MSDKTPVDFWFDPLCPWAWMTSRWVLEVEKVRDIEVRWHIMSLAVLNEPKVDELPEEYREMLATTAWQPIRVVTAAWQKHGSEVLGPLYTALGTRIHNQGEGPTREAVVGALAETGLPADLIDYFDQEDFEFDAELRASHKEGIDKVGQDVGTPVIAVPGADGEQIAFFGPVVTPAPKGEEAARLWDGTLAVASVPGFYEIKRTRTKGPDFSNL, from the coding sequence ATGTCGGACAAGACCCCCGTCGACTTCTGGTTCGACCCGTTGTGCCCCTGGGCCTGGATGACCTCCCGCTGGGTGCTGGAGGTGGAGAAGGTCCGGGACATCGAGGTCCGCTGGCACATCATGAGCCTGGCCGTACTGAACGAGCCGAAGGTGGACGAGCTGCCCGAGGAGTACCGGGAGATGCTCGCCACCACCGCCTGGCAGCCGATTCGCGTGGTCACCGCGGCCTGGCAGAAGCACGGCTCCGAAGTTCTCGGCCCTCTCTACACCGCGCTCGGCACGCGCATCCACAACCAGGGTGAGGGCCCGACCCGTGAGGCCGTCGTCGGCGCCCTGGCCGAGACCGGCCTGCCCGCCGACCTGATCGACTACTTCGACCAGGAGGACTTCGAGTTCGACGCCGAGCTGCGCGCCTCCCACAAGGAGGGCATCGACAAGGTCGGCCAGGACGTCGGCACCCCCGTCATCGCCGTGCCCGGCGCCGACGGCGAGCAGATCGCCTTCTTCGGCCCGGTCGTCACCCCCGCCCCCAAGGGCGAGGAGGCCGCCCGCCTCTGGGACGGCACCCTCGCCGTGGCCTCGGTCCCCGGCTTCTACGAGATCAAGCGCACGCGGACGAAGGGGCCGGACTTCAGCAACCTGTAA
- a CDS encoding LysR family transcriptional regulator: MDLVAACRAFVSVSEHGSFTVGAAAARTAQSVVSRRVAALEQRLGERLLDRSSRAVTLTPFGRDMLPTARQLVLLADRFEYEAEAARRRPLRLAVPAVCPTGALARLIADAHGQGVLLDPFPAGPAERADLVTSRQVRAALLAVAPAEAAWTVPLGLAVADEPGGGPIYLDTLRPGRADRDRRPRRVWLQPEDDVPHVRDRLTRLRDAVGLRPAQLAVAPAVAAAAADVLSHGDALLCSAPQARELRLHWRPVGELGPGFARGFSLAVADEADVDAGRLRQACAPGIARCLGATESAEAAV; the protein is encoded by the coding sequence GTGGATCTTGTTGCGGCCTGCCGGGCGTTCGTCAGTGTGAGCGAGCACGGCAGCTTCACGGTGGGCGCCGCAGCGGCCCGTACGGCCCAGTCCGTGGTGAGCCGTCGCGTCGCCGCGCTGGAACAGCGCCTGGGCGAGCGGCTGCTTGACCGTTCCTCGCGGGCGGTGACGCTGACGCCCTTCGGCCGGGACATGCTGCCGACGGCGAGGCAACTGGTGCTGCTCGCCGACCGGTTCGAGTACGAGGCGGAGGCGGCCCGGCGCCGGCCGCTACGGCTCGCCGTGCCCGCCGTCTGCCCGACGGGCGCCCTCGCCCGCCTCATCGCCGACGCACACGGGCAGGGCGTCCTCCTCGACCCGTTTCCCGCCGGTCCGGCCGAGCGGGCCGACCTCGTGACCTCCCGGCAGGTGCGCGCGGCGCTGCTCGCGGTGGCGCCCGCCGAGGCGGCCTGGACGGTGCCGCTGGGACTGGCGGTCGCGGACGAGCCCGGCGGCGGGCCGATCTACCTGGACACCCTGCGCCCCGGCCGGGCCGACCGCGACCGGCGGCCCCGGCGGGTGTGGCTGCAACCGGAGGACGATGTGCCGCATGTCCGGGACCGTCTCACCCGGCTGCGCGACGCCGTCGGGCTGCGCCCGGCCCAGCTGGCCGTCGCACCGGCCGTGGCCGCCGCCGCGGCGGACGTGCTCAGCCACGGCGACGCGCTGCTGTGCTCGGCCCCGCAGGCCCGCGAACTCCGCCTCCACTGGCGGCCCGTCGGCGAGCTGGGCCCCGGCTTCGCCCGCGGGTTCTCGCTCGCGGTGGCGGACGAGGCGGACGTCGATGCCGGGCGCTTACGCCAGGCGTGCGCGCCCGGCATCGCCCGGTGCCTCGGCGCGACGGAGAGCGCGGAGGCGGCCGTATGA
- a CDS encoding FGGY-family carbohydrate kinase: MYIGIDVGTSMVKAAAFGRSGRELAVEARPVRLSLHGGFVEQDMEDVYGAVVAVLDALTARLPEEQVELAGLTGQGDGVWLVDDSGRPIRPAASWMDGRAHELLDQWQADGTFETVFRRTGNAMFPGCPGPLLAWLDAHEPKSLDAAKAAVYCKDMVFQRLTGAARATTDVSDASMPFLDPRSRSYDNRVVELLGLTHRRALLAPVSDPLATAEARGEGLPSGTRLANGPYDLPASALGAGVTSPGDGLLIVGTCLAALVATADLDLTGEPAGLYISTDRPGHWLRAMPAMVGTAALDWVLSTTGVAHEEVDALLTDTPPGAHGVRVLPYFAPSGERAPFVEPGLRAELTGVSLESTRGDLVRATCEGIGYAARHCLEAAGLTGSLAVCGGGTRSHAWMRLLADVLGRPLRVVEGEVGARGAVLAAAERYGVALDEGAWTEPTEVVEPDAGRAAYYARAYRDHLTRLAQARAAVGAAGRTA; this comes from the coding sequence ATGTACATCGGGATCGATGTGGGCACGTCCATGGTCAAGGCAGCGGCCTTCGGCCGTAGCGGCCGTGAACTCGCCGTCGAGGCACGGCCGGTGCGGCTGTCCCTGCACGGCGGGTTCGTCGAGCAGGACATGGAGGACGTGTACGGGGCGGTGGTCGCCGTACTCGACGCGCTGACCGCCCGCTTGCCCGAGGAACAGGTCGAGCTGGCAGGCCTCACCGGTCAGGGCGACGGAGTATGGCTGGTCGACGACTCGGGGCGTCCGATCCGCCCCGCCGCCTCCTGGATGGACGGCCGCGCCCATGAACTGCTCGACCAGTGGCAGGCGGACGGCACCTTCGAGACGGTGTTCCGGCGCACCGGCAACGCGATGTTCCCGGGCTGTCCGGGGCCGCTCCTCGCCTGGCTGGACGCGCACGAGCCGAAGTCGCTCGACGCCGCGAAGGCGGCCGTGTACTGCAAGGACATGGTGTTCCAGCGGCTGACGGGGGCGGCGCGGGCGACGACGGACGTGTCGGACGCGTCGATGCCGTTCCTGGACCCGAGGTCGCGGTCGTACGACAACCGGGTGGTGGAGCTGCTGGGGCTGACCCACCGGCGGGCCCTGCTCGCCCCCGTCAGCGACCCACTGGCTACAGCCGAGGCACGCGGCGAAGGGCTGCCGTCGGGCACCCGGCTCGCGAACGGCCCCTACGACCTCCCCGCCAGCGCGCTCGGCGCCGGCGTCACCTCCCCGGGCGACGGTCTGCTGATCGTGGGCACATGCCTCGCCGCCCTCGTCGCGACGGCCGACCTGGACCTGACCGGCGAGCCCGCCGGCCTGTACATCTCCACCGACCGGCCCGGCCACTGGCTGCGTGCGATGCCGGCGATGGTCGGGACGGCGGCGCTGGACTGGGTGCTGTCGACGACGGGCGTCGCGCATGAGGAGGTGGACGCCCTGCTGACCGACACCCCGCCCGGCGCGCACGGCGTCCGCGTCCTGCCGTACTTCGCGCCCTCGGGCGAGCGCGCGCCTTTCGTCGAGCCCGGCCTGCGCGCCGAACTCACCGGCGTCAGCCTGGAGTCGACCCGTGGCGACCTGGTCCGCGCGACCTGCGAGGGCATCGGTTATGCCGCCCGGCACTGTCTGGAGGCGGCGGGTCTGACGGGGTCGCTCGCGGTGTGCGGGGGCGGTACCCGCAGCCATGCCTGGATGCGGCTGCTCGCCGATGTGCTGGGCCGGCCGCTGCGGGTGGTCGAGGGCGAGGTGGGCGCGCGGGGCGCGGTACTGGCGGCGGCCGAGCGGTACGGGGTCGCGCTGGACGAGGGCGCGTGGACGGAGCCGACGGAGGTCGTCGAGCCGGACGCGGGGCGGGCCGCGTATTACGCGCGGGCGTATCGGGACCATTTGACCCGGCTGGCGCAGGCGCGGGCCGCAGTCGGCGCCGCGGGGCGGACCGCCTGA
- a CDS encoding 2-hydroxyacid dehydrogenase produces MNGTLRVVAAGDHFVLPSLIASAVGEELRDHPCDVRELTLGWPLEPFGPVAEVTEASDAEDVLIEALSDDREVLVTQMAPVTERVLAAAPSLRLVVVCRGGPVNVNLDAAKSRDVRVCFSPGRNAAATAEFTVGLMLAALRRIPQAHDLLARQGSWQGATYYTYEHSGLELEDLPVGLVGYGAVGSRVARVLCAFGARVMVYDPYVHGEIHGLRLSSLDELLTRSQVITLHARLTPETRGLIGARELALLPPGAVVVNAARGPLLDEDALCNVLESGRLSAAALDTYEREPLPAGSRLPGLAERVVLTPHLGGASRATAEKAAAIAAGEVGRWVRGEPPAHGLG; encoded by the coding sequence ATGAACGGGACGCTACGAGTCGTCGCCGCCGGAGATCACTTCGTACTGCCGTCGCTGATCGCGTCGGCGGTGGGCGAGGAACTTCGCGACCACCCCTGTGACGTACGGGAGCTGACCCTCGGCTGGCCCCTCGAACCCTTCGGCCCGGTCGCCGAGGTGACGGAGGCGAGCGACGCCGAAGATGTACTGATCGAGGCGTTGTCGGACGACCGTGAGGTACTGGTCACGCAGATGGCCCCGGTCACCGAGCGCGTCCTCGCAGCCGCCCCGTCCCTCCGCCTGGTCGTGGTGTGCCGCGGCGGCCCGGTCAACGTCAACCTGGACGCGGCCAAGTCCCGTGACGTACGGGTGTGTTTCTCACCCGGCCGCAACGCCGCCGCCACCGCCGAGTTCACCGTCGGCCTGATGCTGGCGGCCCTGCGCCGTATCCCGCAGGCCCATGACCTCCTCGCCCGGCAAGGGAGTTGGCAGGGGGCGACCTACTACACGTACGAGCACAGCGGCCTGGAGCTGGAGGACCTGCCCGTCGGGCTCGTCGGCTACGGGGCGGTCGGCAGCAGAGTGGCCCGCGTCCTGTGCGCCTTCGGCGCACGGGTCATGGTGTACGACCCCTACGTCCACGGCGAGATCCACGGACTGCGGCTGTCGTCCCTGGACGAGTTGCTCACCCGCTCCCAGGTGATCACCCTGCACGCCCGCCTCACCCCCGAGACCCGCGGCCTGATCGGCGCCCGCGAACTGGCTCTCCTCCCGCCCGGCGCGGTCGTCGTGAACGCGGCCCGCGGCCCTCTCCTCGACGAGGACGCCCTCTGCAACGTGCTGGAGAGCGGACGGCTGTCGGCGGCGGCACTGGACACATACGAGCGGGAGCCGCTCCCCGCCGGCTCACGGCTGCCGGGCCTCGCGGAACGCGTCGTACTGACCCCGCACTTGGGCGGCGCGAGCCGAGCGACGGCCGAGAAGGCGGCGGCGATCGCGGCCGGCGAGGTCGGACGGTGGGTGCGCGGGGAGCCGCCGGCGCACGGCTTGGGGTGA
- a CDS encoding DeoR/GlpR family DNA-binding transcription regulator, producing MSNAQRGPAARQAAMAEQVLADGSATAAELAERFGVSLMTIHRDLDELERQGIVRKFRGGVTAQPSGVFESNVQYRLKTMRAEKAAVAGHAMKSIEPGMAIMLDDSTSTLEIARRLRLGEVTPLTVVTNFLEAINLLSDQRGIHLMALGGDYDPLHSSFLGVSCVEAVQSLRVDVCFASTSAVHGGYAYHQEQHIVSVKRAMLDSAARNVLLIDHTKLARVALHRVAPLSRFDLLLVDDGASAEALRDLDEHKVRYEVCATKGSGHDPAGLA from the coding sequence ATGAGCAACGCACAGCGGGGGCCCGCTGCCCGTCAGGCCGCCATGGCGGAGCAGGTCCTGGCCGACGGCTCGGCGACGGCCGCCGAGTTGGCCGAGCGCTTCGGGGTCAGCCTGATGACCATCCACCGGGACCTGGACGAGCTCGAACGGCAGGGGATCGTACGGAAGTTCAGAGGTGGCGTGACGGCGCAGCCGTCCGGGGTGTTCGAGTCGAATGTGCAGTACCGGCTGAAGACCATGCGGGCGGAGAAGGCCGCGGTCGCCGGGCATGCGATGAAGTCGATAGAGCCGGGTATGGCGATCATGCTCGACGACTCCACCTCCACCCTGGAGATAGCCCGCAGGCTGCGGCTCGGCGAGGTGACCCCGCTGACGGTCGTCACCAACTTCCTGGAGGCGATCAACCTCCTCTCCGACCAGCGCGGCATCCACCTGATGGCCCTCGGCGGCGACTACGATCCGCTGCACTCCTCCTTCCTCGGCGTGTCCTGCGTGGAGGCGGTGCAGTCGCTCCGTGTCGACGTCTGCTTCGCGTCCACGTCGGCCGTGCACGGGGGCTACGCCTACCACCAGGAACAGCACATCGTGTCCGTGAAGCGGGCGATGCTCGACTCGGCCGCGCGGAACGTCCTGCTGATCGACCACACCAAGCTCGCCCGGGTCGCCCTGCACCGGGTGGCCCCGCTCTCCCGCTTCGATCTGCTCCTCGTCGACGACGGGGCGTCGGCCGAGGCGCTGCGGGACCTGGACGAGCACAAGGTCCGTTACGAGGTCTGCGCGACGAAGGGCAGCGGCCATGACCCAGCTGGACTTGCGTGA
- a CDS encoding serine hydrolase, with the protein MTVRTTLAAATAIALSAVALAGPAVAAERGGDHDATRKAIEAAVDAGVPGVTATAKDGRGSWSTTAGVGNIKTDQPRSEYDRYRVGSITKTFVATVLLQLEAEGRLSLDDTVAQWLPGVVQGNGHDGARITLRQLLNHTSGIYSYTSDDDFVRRYFLADGFFKHRYDTLTPRQLVSIAMRHKPEFAPGTSYGYSNTNYIVASMVIEKVTGHPYGDEVRRRIIEPLHLTATSVPGTRATVPQPSSRAYSKLAEDTTGPTYDVTVLNPSGAGAAGGMISDSADLNRFYRALMQGRLLPAEQLKEMKTTVTDPDTNDIRYGLGLMDVKLSCGVHVWGHEGGIHGSSSVAVTTADGRHSLAFNFNGDWTGDAVAVLEGEYCGK; encoded by the coding sequence ATGACCGTACGGACAACCCTGGCGGCGGCGACGGCAATCGCCCTGTCGGCGGTGGCACTCGCCGGACCCGCCGTGGCCGCCGAGCGCGGCGGCGACCACGACGCCACCCGCAAGGCGATCGAGGCAGCCGTCGACGCCGGTGTCCCCGGTGTCACGGCGACCGCGAAGGACGGCCGCGGCAGCTGGTCCACGACGGCCGGCGTCGGCAACATCAAGACGGACCAGCCGCGTTCGGAGTACGACCGCTACCGCGTCGGCAGCATCACCAAGACCTTCGTGGCCACGGTGCTGCTCCAGCTGGAGGCCGAGGGCAGGCTGTCCCTGGACGACACGGTGGCGCAGTGGCTGCCGGGCGTGGTCCAGGGCAACGGCCACGACGGCGCGCGGATCACCCTCCGGCAGCTCCTCAACCACACCAGCGGCATCTACAGCTACACCTCGGACGACGACTTCGTCCGCAGGTACTTCCTCGCGGACGGCTTCTTCAAGCACCGCTACGACACCCTGACGCCCCGGCAGCTGGTGTCGATCGCGATGCGGCACAAGCCGGAGTTCGCGCCCGGCACCTCCTACGGCTACTCGAACACCAACTACATCGTCGCGAGCATGGTGATCGAGAAGGTCACCGGCCACCCGTACGGCGACGAGGTGCGCCGGCGCATCATCGAGCCCCTGCATCTCACCGCCACCTCCGTTCCCGGCACCCGGGCCACGGTCCCGCAGCCCAGCAGCCGTGCCTACTCCAAGCTGGCCGAGGACACGACGGGACCGACCTACGACGTCACGGTGCTGAACCCCTCCGGAGCCGGGGCCGCGGGCGGAATGATCTCCGACTCGGCGGACCTGAACCGCTTCTACCGCGCCCTGATGCAGGGCAGGCTGCTCCCGGCCGAGCAGTTGAAGGAGATGAAGACCACGGTGACGGACCCCGACACGAACGACATCCGCTACGGCCTCGGCCTCATGGACGTCAAGCTCAGCTGCGGCGTCCACGTCTGGGGCCACGAAGGCGGCATCCACGGCTCCTCCTCGGTGGCGGTCACGACCGCCGACGGCCGCCACTCCCTCGCCTTCAACTTCAACGGGGACTGGACCGGGGACGCCGTCGCGGTGCTCGAGGGGGAGTACTGCGGCAAGTGA